The following coding sequences are from one Natrinema sp. CBA1119 window:
- a CDS encoding IS4 family transposase, whose amino-acid sequence MYTLPDSVVVNRIQRAFPSDELRERARATNLIQRERKLDVVALFYTLSLGFAAGSDRSIQAFLERYVEMADCDDLSYATFHGWFKPGFVALLREILDDAIENLDTDQTELTGRLERFRDVLIVDATIISLYQDARDVYALDDDRAGAKLHLTESLSTGLPTRFQTTDASTHERSQLPTGEWVAGALILFDLGYYDFWLFDRIDANDGWFVSRVKENANFEIVEELRTWRGNSIPLEGQSLQAVLDDLQRQEIDVRITLSFDRKRGSGASTSRTFRLVGVRNDDSDEYHLYLTNLDRDDYRAPDIAQLYRARWEIELLFKELKSRFGLDEINTTDAYVIEALIIMAALSLLMSRVIADELQKLNANQRDCADDASESSTRLPRRRCSHAVERHAHLIQLYLMVELGYELPDLDSLLLWSARDPNPHRPRLREQVESGEFW is encoded by the coding sequence GTGTACACCCTACCGGATTCAGTAGTTGTGAACCGCATTCAAAGAGCGTTTCCATCCGATGAGTTGCGCGAGCGTGCTCGCGCAACGAATCTCATCCAGCGAGAGCGGAAACTCGACGTTGTCGCCCTGTTTTACACGCTTTCACTCGGCTTCGCAGCCGGATCTGATCGATCCATCCAGGCGTTTCTTGAACGCTACGTCGAGATGGCTGACTGTGACGACCTCTCGTATGCGACATTTCATGGGTGGTTCAAACCGGGGTTTGTCGCACTCCTTCGAGAGATTCTCGATGACGCCATCGAGAATCTTGACACGGACCAAACCGAGCTGACCGGACGTCTCGAACGATTTCGAGACGTCCTCATCGTCGACGCCACGATCATCTCGCTCTACCAAGACGCCAGAGACGTTTACGCGCTTGATGACGACCGAGCCGGTGCGAAGCTCCACCTCACCGAATCGCTCTCGACTGGGCTTCCGACGCGATTCCAGACAACCGATGCAAGCACCCATGAACGGAGCCAGCTACCCACCGGCGAGTGGGTAGCTGGCGCCCTCATCCTGTTTGATCTCGGCTACTACGATTTCTGGCTGTTCGACCGCATTGACGCCAATGACGGCTGGTTCGTTTCTCGCGTCAAAGAAAACGCGAACTTCGAAATCGTCGAGGAACTTCGCACGTGGCGAGGGAACAGCATCCCGCTAGAAGGCCAGTCGCTGCAGGCCGTCCTCGACGACCTGCAGCGACAGGAAATCGACGTGCGGATCACGCTCTCGTTCGACCGTAAACGAGGGTCGGGCGCCAGCACGTCCCGAACCTTCCGATTAGTCGGCGTTCGCAATGACGACAGCGACGAATACCATCTGTACCTGACGAACCTCGACAGAGACGACTACCGCGCGCCCGATATCGCACAGCTCTATCGGGCGCGCTGGGAGATCGAACTGCTGTTCAAAGAACTCAAATCACGGTTCGGTTTGGACGAGATCAACACGACCGATGCCTACGTCATCGAGGCGCTGATCATCATGGCAGCACTCTCGTTGCTGATGAGCCGGGTTATCGCCGACGAACTCCAGAAACTGAACGCAAACCAACGAGACTGCGCCGACGACGCCTCGGAGTCGTCGACGCGACTTCCTCGGCGACGATGTTCACACGCTGTCGAACGGCACGCACATCTGATCCAGTTGTACCTGATGGTTGAACTGGGCTACGAGTTACCGGATCTTGATTCGCTGTTGCTGTGGTCAGCACGAGATCCAAATCCACACCGTCCGCGGTTACGTGAACAGGTGGAGTCAGGCGAGTTCTGGTAA
- a CDS encoding DUF5786 family protein, producing the protein MGMGDYDQREYERHERTISEIESESDNQPNEYRGKITFDEGSSTGELLEKLRKIKSNES; encoded by the coding sequence ATGGGAATGGGTGACTATGACCAGCGAGAGTACGAGCGTCACGAACGAACGATCTCTGAGATCGAATCGGAGTCGGACAACCAGCCGAACGAGTATCGAGGAAAAATAACGTTCGACGAGGGCAGTTCGACCGGCGAACTCCTCGAGAAACTCCGGAAAATCAAGTCAAACGAATCGTGA
- a CDS encoding transcription initiation factor IIB family protein, protein MTEMTVNTAEKQQTQEKKRDTAPTRQRSVCPECSGRIRHDEEHGERVCTGCGLVLDDARIDYGPEWRSFDNEENERRRVGAPITELRHDKGLSTTIGWRNKDIYGNEIPIRKRRQLRRLRTWNERFTSKNSQERNLKQAFGELERMASALGLSDPCRETAAVLYRRAVDEELLPGRSIEAMTTACLYAAARKHSTPRMLTTFESVSRVEKIPIQRAYRYLSSELGLEIAPADPAQYLHQFASELGVSDEAEHVARDILEAAKDDGIHIGKTPSGLAASALYAAARLTNEHITQKTVDETIGVSEFTIRNRYQELLDVYSAHKDQ, encoded by the coding sequence ATGACTGAAATGACCGTCAATACAGCCGAAAAACAGCAGACTCAGGAAAAGAAGCGGGATACCGCGCCGACTCGGCAGCGTTCAGTATGTCCGGAGTGCTCAGGGCGAATTCGGCATGACGAAGAACACGGCGAACGTGTATGTACAGGTTGCGGGTTAGTACTTGACGACGCTAGAATCGACTACGGCCCTGAGTGGCGGTCCTTCGATAACGAGGAGAACGAACGCCGACGAGTTGGAGCTCCAATTACGGAACTGAGACACGATAAAGGTCTCAGTACGACGATCGGCTGGCGGAATAAGGATATATATGGAAATGAAATTCCAATTCGAAAGCGGAGGCAGTTACGTCGACTCAGAACGTGGAACGAACGATTTACTTCAAAAAATTCTCAAGAACGGAACCTAAAGCAGGCATTCGGAGAACTCGAGCGTATGGCGTCAGCGCTTGGATTATCAGATCCGTGTCGTGAAACCGCCGCAGTATTATATCGACGGGCTGTCGACGAAGAACTCCTTCCTGGGCGCTCAATTGAAGCGATGACAACTGCTTGTCTCTATGCAGCAGCTCGGAAACATAGTACGCCGCGGATGCTCACCACGTTCGAATCAGTCAGTCGTGTTGAAAAGATCCCCATTCAGAGAGCATACCGCTACCTCTCGAGTGAGCTCGGTCTGGAGATTGCGCCTGCTGATCCTGCTCAATATCTTCATCAGTTTGCATCGGAACTTGGAGTAAGTGATGAAGCGGAACATGTTGCACGGGACATACTTGAGGCAGCAAAGGACGATGGAATACACATCGGAAAAACCCCTTCGGGACTCGCAGCTTCGGCACTCTACGCGGCAGCACGTCTAACGAACGAACACATAACTCAGAAGACGGTAGATGAGACGATAGGAGTGAGCGAGTTCACAATACGGAATCGGTACCAAGAGCTACTAGACGTGTATAGCGCACATAAAGATCAATAG
- a CDS encoding ISH3 family transposase: MFKTQQADNEIHEDELLNFLVNRLDEEVSLGLSKNAEIDAEVIYEVLVGACADGTSVSTLCGSSENSPAANTILYHLRTKFEPERLERVANTLLRQDVVELLPEQVEVCADLHLRPYYGDEADTDGLYHSEAKRGTTAFHAYATLYARVKNKRYTLAVRRLEDGDTASSVLAEFLGVLDGLDTEVKAVYLDRGFYDSKCLTLLQTHNYAYVVPIIRWGETIQQELSEGWSRVINHDLTGKLDGHSWTVEFPVYIDCTYLNGRYDENGVARHGYAADAPFIDTPRDARYHYSKRFGIESSYRLSEQTIATTTTRDATVRLLYVVVSLLLQNVWRYLHHEYVATPRRGGRRLWWWPYKEFINMVRRAAWTALAVRRAVPANRPPDDRFHR; the protein is encoded by the coding sequence GTGTTCAAGACCCAACAAGCAGACAATGAAATCCACGAAGACGAACTCCTTAACTTTCTCGTCAACCGGCTTGACGAGGAAGTTTCGCTCGGCCTTTCGAAAAACGCTGAAATAGATGCTGAGGTCATCTACGAGGTCCTCGTCGGCGCGTGCGCCGACGGGACCTCGGTCTCTACGTTATGTGGCTCTAGCGAGAACTCACCCGCAGCGAACACGATTCTCTATCATCTGCGGACGAAGTTCGAGCCGGAACGGCTCGAACGAGTGGCTAACACACTCCTTCGGCAGGATGTCGTCGAATTGCTCCCCGAGCAGGTGGAGGTCTGCGCAGACCTCCACCTGCGACCCTACTACGGTGACGAAGCCGACACAGACGGCCTCTACCACTCCGAGGCCAAGCGCGGAACCACCGCCTTCCACGCCTACGCCACACTCTACGCGCGTGTGAAGAACAAACGCTACACGCTGGCGGTGCGCCGTCTCGAAGACGGCGACACCGCCAGCAGCGTCCTCGCTGAGTTCCTCGGCGTCCTCGACGGCCTTGACACCGAAGTCAAGGCCGTCTACCTCGATCGCGGATTCTACGACAGCAAGTGTCTCACGTTACTCCAGACGCACAACTACGCCTACGTTGTCCCGATTATCCGGTGGGGTGAGACGATTCAGCAGGAACTCTCGGAAGGATGGAGTCGCGTCATCAACCACGACCTGACAGGGAAACTCGACGGTCACAGCTGGACCGTCGAGTTTCCGGTCTACATCGACTGTACGTACCTGAACGGACGGTACGACGAGAACGGCGTGGCGCGTCACGGCTACGCCGCTGACGCACCGTTCATTGACACGCCACGCGACGCTCGATACCATTACTCGAAACGCTTCGGTATCGAGTCGAGCTATCGCTTGTCCGAGCAAACGATAGCGACGACAACAACGCGAGACGCGACGGTGAGACTGCTGTACGTCGTAGTAAGTCTGCTGTTGCAGAACGTCTGGCGGTATCTCCACCACGAATACGTGGCGACGCCCCGCCGAGGCGGGCGCCGCCTCTGGTGGTGGCCGTACAAGGAGTTTATCAATATGGTTCGACGGGCTGCGTGGACGGCCCTCGCGGTGCGTCGGGCCGTCCCCGCGAACCGGCCACCAGACGACCGGTTCCACCGGTAG
- a CDS encoding deoxyhypusine synthase yields the protein MEEDESHEHVVPGSDDELTTADVRGYNFRGEFDFHDLIASYETTGFQAAQLAEAVDIAKQMQKENATIYLTFTSNIVSSGLREVVAYLVREGYVDVLITTSGSLAEDVIKTAKPFKIGEWDADEARLRDRGINRLGNIFVPSDRYVWLEEYLYGFFDDFFADEKVRTPTAFARELGETLDDEYSVLKQAADNDVPVYCPALTDSEVGNFLYYYRQGYDSEVGIEILDDYDSLIEDGLLADTTGLIAVGGGVPKHHAIMTNLFRGGADYVVYISTGMEGDGSLSGAPPNEAVSWGKIKDEQTNYTQVEAEATLVFPLLVASAFTD from the coding sequence ATGGAGGAAGACGAATCGCACGAACATGTTGTTCCAGGCAGTGACGACGAACTAACCACAGCAGACGTTCGTGGATATAATTTCCGCGGGGAGTTCGACTTTCACGACCTTATCGCGTCCTATGAAACGACGGGATTCCAAGCGGCGCAATTGGCCGAAGCGGTCGATATCGCCAAACAAATGCAAAAGGAGAATGCTACTATCTATCTCACGTTCACCTCGAATATCGTCTCTTCCGGATTACGTGAAGTTGTCGCGTATCTGGTCCGCGAAGGGTATGTCGACGTGCTCATCACTACATCTGGATCGTTGGCGGAAGACGTAATTAAGACCGCAAAGCCGTTCAAGATTGGTGAGTGGGACGCCGACGAGGCAAGGCTCCGCGACCGCGGCATCAACCGACTCGGGAATATTTTCGTTCCGTCTGATCGGTATGTGTGGCTCGAGGAGTACCTCTACGGCTTCTTTGACGACTTTTTCGCGGACGAAAAAGTTCGCACGCCGACAGCATTCGCACGAGAACTGGGAGAGACGCTTGACGACGAGTATTCTGTCTTGAAACAGGCCGCGGACAACGATGTCCCCGTCTACTGCCCGGCACTGACAGACTCCGAAGTCGGTAACTTCCTCTATTATTACCGACAAGGATACGATTCGGAGGTCGGGATCGAAATCCTGGACGACTACGACTCGCTCATCGAGGACGGGTTGCTCGCGGATACGACAGGGTTGATAGCTGTCGGTGGCGGTGTGCCAAAACACCACGCGATCATGACGAATCTGTTCCGCGGCGGTGCAGACTACGTCGTCTATATTTCTACGGGGATGGAAGGAGATGGGTCTCTCTCGGGAGCGCCGCCAAACGAAGCGGTGTCGTGGGGGAAAATCAAAGACGAGCAAACGAACTACACGCAAGTCGAGGCCGAAGCAACGCTCGTGTTCCCGCTGTTAGTTGCGAGTGCGTTCACGGATTGA
- the gdhB gene encoding glutamate dehydrogenase GdhB codes for MTSNSTMTNEVDPEEQSDESAQKTAIRQLNHAAEHLSLDPNVVERLKHPTHVHEINIPVERDDGSLAVYTGYRVQHDSVRGPFKGGLRYHPEVTREECIGLSMWMTWKCAVMDLPFGGAKGGIVVNPKELSDAETERLTRRFTEEIRDAIGPHKDIPAPDMGTDSQTMAWLMDAYSMQQGETCPGVVTGKPPVIGGSQGREEAPGRSVAIITREARDYYDQPLEETTVAVQGFGSVGANAARLLDEWGATIVAISDVNGAAYDLSGIPVHEIPSHDEEPEAVMEYANTHAENIISNDELFQLDVDVLIPAAIGNVLTEANADNVQASLIVEGANGPTTSTGDMILTERGIPVIPDILANAGGVTVSYFEWLQDINRRSWSLERVNDELEAEMKGAWNAVKKEVNQRDITWRDATYIVALDRIGRAHESRGLWP; via the coding sequence ATGACATCCAACTCTACAATGACGAACGAAGTAGACCCCGAAGAACAGAGCGATGAATCTGCTCAGAAGACAGCGATTCGCCAGCTCAATCACGCTGCAGAACATCTTTCTCTTGACCCAAACGTTGTTGAACGACTCAAACATCCGACTCACGTCCACGAGATCAACATTCCGGTTGAACGGGATGATGGGTCGCTTGCAGTGTATACCGGCTATCGAGTACAGCACGATAGTGTCCGTGGGCCATTCAAAGGTGGGTTGCGTTACCATCCTGAGGTTACCCGAGAGGAATGTATCGGGCTGAGTATGTGGATGACGTGGAAGTGTGCCGTAATGGATCTCCCATTTGGCGGGGCAAAGGGTGGTATCGTCGTCAATCCAAAGGAATTGAGTGACGCAGAAACAGAACGGCTTACGCGCCGGTTTACAGAAGAGATCCGTGACGCAATCGGTCCTCATAAAGATATTCCAGCACCTGATATGGGGACGGATTCTCAAACTATGGCGTGGCTGATGGATGCGTACAGCATGCAGCAAGGTGAAACCTGCCCAGGCGTTGTTACAGGAAAGCCTCCTGTAATCGGAGGTAGCCAAGGACGTGAGGAAGCCCCTGGACGAAGTGTCGCAATTATTACTCGGGAAGCACGCGACTATTACGACCAACCACTTGAGGAGACAACTGTTGCCGTGCAAGGGTTCGGTAGTGTCGGTGCAAATGCTGCTCGTCTGTTAGATGAATGGGGAGCAACAATCGTCGCGATTAGCGACGTAAATGGAGCCGCGTATGATCTTAGTGGGATCCCAGTTCACGAGATTCCATCGCACGATGAGGAACCGGAAGCCGTTATGGAATACGCGAATACCCACGCTGAGAACATCATCAGCAATGACGAACTGTTTCAGCTCGATGTGGATGTATTGATTCCTGCTGCAATCGGAAATGTGCTCACTGAAGCGAATGCCGACAACGTGCAGGCATCACTCATCGTCGAAGGGGCAAATGGACCGACGACGAGTACTGGTGATATGATTCTCACAGAACGAGGTATTCCTGTTATTCCCGATATTTTAGCTAATGCGGGCGGCGTCACAGTGAGCTATTTTGAGTGGTTACAGGATATAAATCGTCGTTCATGGTCGCTGGAGCGAGTGAATGATGAACTCGAAGCAGAAATGAAAGGTGCGTGGAACGCGGTCAAGAAAGAAGTAAATCAGCGTGATATTACATGGCGCGATGCAACGTATATTGTCGCGCTCGATCGTATTGGACGAGCCCATGAATCTCGCGGTCTCTGGCCCTGA
- a CDS encoding cation-translocating P-type ATPase, with protein MAGEPTGDGDCSLCGRPLPTDPVTDKDKLLYCCVGCRDVQKTLGAKDSESNNDHLSSFDNRIFESEKINRGEFDGEVVHIFLRIDGMHSATCEAFLESVAEESEGVTDAEASYVTETIRVEYDPERISKTDLRDGLSTLGYTAYFRDDVSEANQSTTGTSRRSREMDGVRKRRTDEMLGMRYAAGILFGAFLMIPYVALLYPTHLASFLDWDALQIFAGSFELDSGGGLLFLRLYFGLTGIILLFTGLPVLRGAYVSLKMRQPNMDLLVAITVMSAYVYSTVAVLFGRNDIFYDLTVVAAAVVTAAVFYESSVKQRALDRLTDLTVSHVDAARVYNEDGTTTEVAVEEVTSGDRVLVRQGERTPVDGVLVDGDCTVSESVITGESLPVVKQEGDDIVGGSIVTDSAAIVEVGDDAISSIDRITTSVWNLQSAEHGIQRRADYLASRIIPPLVGVAIITGAISFVLSVEFSAGLLAFLTVFIVGCPWVLGLATPLSVATSLEEALRQGVVVFDETVFERLRETDFIVFDKTGTLTTGEMEVIETEAPQDLLAAAAELERLASHPAANAIVDTFSYEAEEKDPSHPDGGVIDDYDESQSDQVSEFRTHAKGVEGVVDGVKILVGNLDLFKEQGWNVSEEIETRVIEARGFGRLPVIVGRDGVAEGIIIVGDEPREGWDEAITQLSERGAEIVVLTGDDEEATDFFRRHLHVEHVFAGVPPEGKTATIHRLKSSGQVTMVGDGTNDAPALAAADLGVSLASGTALAADAADITLVDSDIASVETAFDIASSAYHRVQQNNRLALIYNALALSVAIVGLLNPLTAAIAVLTSCGLIAANCSRDLI; from the coding sequence TTGGCTGGTGAGCCTACAGGAGACGGCGATTGTAGCCTCTGTGGCAGGCCTCTACCCACAGACCCTGTTACTGACAAGGATAAGCTTTTATACTGCTGTGTCGGCTGTCGTGATGTTCAGAAGACACTTGGTGCTAAAGATAGTGAGTCAAACAACGATCATCTTAGCTCCTTTGACAATAGAATTTTTGAGAGTGAAAAAATAAACAGAGGGGAATTTGATGGGGAAGTAGTTCATATTTTCCTTCGGATCGATGGAATGCATTCTGCGACGTGTGAAGCGTTTCTGGAATCAGTTGCTGAAGAATCCGAGGGTGTTACCGACGCGGAAGCAAGTTACGTCACGGAGACGATTCGTGTTGAATATGACCCTGAGCGAATTTCAAAGACAGACCTCCGTGATGGGCTGAGTACGCTTGGATATACGGCGTATTTCCGTGATGATGTCTCAGAAGCTAATCAAAGTACAACCGGTACATCACGGCGGTCACGAGAAATGGATGGGGTGCGTAAGCGACGGACTGATGAGATGCTGGGTATGCGGTATGCTGCTGGGATTCTCTTTGGTGCGTTTTTGATGATTCCGTACGTGGCATTACTTTATCCCACACATCTTGCCTCGTTTCTCGATTGGGATGCGCTCCAAATTTTCGCGGGTTCTTTTGAGTTGGATAGCGGCGGTGGACTGCTCTTCTTACGCCTCTACTTCGGACTCACCGGAATAATTCTGCTCTTCACCGGATTACCTGTGCTGCGCGGGGCGTACGTGAGTTTGAAGATGCGACAGCCGAACATGGACCTCCTTGTTGCAATTACTGTCATGAGCGCCTATGTCTACAGTACAGTCGCAGTTCTCTTCGGTCGAAACGACATCTTCTACGATCTGACTGTGGTGGCCGCAGCTGTCGTGACGGCGGCAGTATTCTACGAATCGTCAGTAAAACAGCGTGCACTCGATCGGCTCACTGATCTCACCGTTTCGCACGTGGACGCTGCTCGGGTTTATAACGAAGATGGAACTACGACAGAAGTTGCAGTTGAAGAAGTGACTTCTGGTGATCGGGTTCTTGTCCGCCAAGGTGAACGAACCCCTGTTGATGGGGTACTGGTTGACGGCGACTGTACAGTGAGTGAATCAGTCATAACAGGAGAATCCCTCCCAGTCGTGAAGCAAGAAGGGGATGATATCGTCGGAGGATCAATCGTAACGGATAGCGCGGCTATCGTTGAGGTTGGTGACGATGCGATAAGTAGTATCGACCGGATCACGACATCCGTGTGGAATCTTCAGAGTGCAGAACACGGTATTCAGCGTCGGGCCGATTACTTGGCCTCCCGAATCATTCCACCTCTTGTGGGCGTAGCTATCATTACTGGTGCAATATCATTTGTACTTAGTGTCGAATTCTCTGCTGGTCTATTGGCGTTCTTGACGGTATTCATCGTCGGCTGTCCATGGGTACTCGGCCTCGCAACTCCGTTGTCTGTTGCGACTAGCCTCGAAGAGGCATTACGGCAGGGTGTTGTTGTGTTCGATGAAACCGTCTTTGAACGCCTTCGAGAGACCGATTTTATCGTCTTTGACAAGACAGGCACCCTGACGACCGGAGAGATGGAAGTAATCGAAACCGAGGCCCCGCAGGATCTACTAGCGGCCGCTGCGGAACTGGAACGTCTGGCTTCCCACCCTGCCGCGAACGCCATCGTAGATACTTTTTCCTATGAGGCAGAAGAAAAGGATCCCTCTCACCCTGACGGCGGCGTTATTGACGATTACGACGAAAGTCAGTCGGATCAAGTCAGTGAGTTTCGAACTCATGCAAAGGGTGTTGAAGGAGTCGTAGATGGGGTAAAGATCTTAGTTGGAAATCTTGATCTCTTCAAAGAACAAGGGTGGAATGTAAGTGAGGAAATCGAAACGCGTGTCATTGAAGCCCGCGGATTCGGTCGGCTCCCTGTCATCGTCGGCCGAGATGGTGTTGCAGAGGGAATCATTATTGTTGGTGATGAGCCACGAGAAGGTTGGGACGAGGCTATCACCCAACTCAGTGAGCGTGGGGCAGAGATCGTTGTGCTAACTGGTGACGATGAAGAGGCTACCGACTTTTTCCGTCGTCATCTCCACGTTGAACACGTGTTTGCTGGTGTGCCACCTGAAGGAAAGACTGCGACGATTCATCGGCTCAAATCTAGTGGCCAGGTCACAATGGTAGGTGACGGGACGAATGATGCACCTGCACTTGCTGCCGCCGATCTCGGTGTTTCGTTGGCAAGTGGGACTGCGTTAGCAGCTGATGCAGCTGATATCACGCTTGTTGACAGTGATATAGCTTCCGTGGAAACAGCATTTGACATAGCGAGTTCAGCCTATCATCGCGTTCAACAGAATAACCGATTAGCTCTCATTTATAACGCACTTGCACTATCCGTCGCTATTGTTGGGCTACTAAACCCACTGACAGCAGCGATTGCGGTACTCACTAGTTGCGGTCTTATTGCAGCGAACTGTTCGCGAGATCTGATTTAA
- a CDS encoding MBL fold metallo-hydrolase: MPSDIDFVLLSHYHGDHFDRIVEENLDQTLLIVMTEHAADELADKGFHETYPMDTWEEIIIRKGAIELNIPSLPGRHGPPVVEKGLPPVMGSMLEFESTQENTLLQLYITGDTVMYDELEKIPEEYPDIDLALLYLGGTKILGVLLTMGAEQGVEAVELFDADTSIPIHYNDYEVFRSPPSDFKEAITEAGLEDQVAYLDHGDTYEFTLPKN, encoded by the coding sequence GTGCCGTCAGATATCGATTTCGTACTGCTTTCTCACTATCATGGTGATCATTTCGATCGTATTGTCGAGGAAAACCTCGACCAAACCCTGCTGATTGTGATGACAGAACACGCAGCTGACGAACTGGCAGATAAAGGATTCCACGAAACATATCCCATGGATACATGGGAGGAGATAATCATCCGGAAAGGGGCTATAGAGCTCAATATCCCGTCATTGCCTGGCAGACATGGCCCCCCGGTTGTTGAAAAGGGCTTACCGCCCGTTATGGGTAGTATGTTAGAGTTCGAATCGACGCAGGAAAACACCCTTCTCCAGTTGTATATTACAGGGGATACGGTGATGTACGATGAATTGGAGAAGATTCCTGAAGAGTACCCAGATATCGATCTAGCACTCCTCTATTTAGGTGGGACAAAGATACTCGGTGTACTCCTAACGATGGGCGCTGAACAGGGTGTCGAAGCCGTGGAATTGTTTGATGCGGATACTTCGATTCCGATTCATTACAACGACTACGAAGTATTCCGCTCACCACCCTCGGATTTCAAGGAAGCAATCACAGAAGCTGGGCTCGAGGACCAAGTCGCATACCTCGATCATGGGGATACCTATGAGTTTACACTACCGAAGAATTGA
- a CDS encoding phosphosulfolactate synthase: protein MVDRTFEFLHHNEREEKPRDKGITEIRGPYYDPMGPRELRDILETMGQYVDIYKFSGGSFALMPEEAVTELIDVCHEHDVKVSTGGFVENVLIRANDKVERYFEEAERLGFDIVELSSGFLTIGTDDMVRMTEIVAKDYEVDPKPEINVQFGAGGATDPEILEEQGQQDPEQAIEEGRRHLETGADLLMVEAEGITEEVTEWRTDVAYQIANELGIENLVFEAPGPEMFEWYIKNFGPEINLFVDNSQIVELECMRSGLWGKATTWGRTVTWKGN, encoded by the coding sequence ATGGTCGACCGTACCTTCGAGTTCCTGCACCACAACGAACGCGAGGAGAAGCCCCGAGACAAAGGAATCACGGAGATCAGGGGACCGTACTATGATCCGATGGGGCCCCGCGAACTACGGGACATCCTAGAGACGATGGGGCAATACGTCGATATCTACAAGTTCAGTGGCGGGTCGTTCGCCCTGATGCCTGAGGAGGCAGTCACTGAGTTGATCGATGTCTGCCACGAGCACGACGTCAAAGTCTCCACAGGCGGGTTCGTCGAGAACGTCCTCATCCGTGCCAATGACAAAGTCGAGCGGTACTTCGAGGAGGCCGAACGCCTCGGGTTCGACATCGTCGAGCTATCGAGCGGCTTCCTCACCATCGGAACCGACGACATGGTGCGCATGACGGAGATTGTCGCCAAGGACTACGAGGTCGACCCGAAGCCGGAGATCAACGTCCAGTTCGGAGCAGGTGGAGCCACCGATCCAGAGATCCTCGAGGAGCAGGGCCAGCAGGATCCCGAGCAGGCCATCGAGGAGGGCCGTCGCCACCTGGAGACTGGCGCGGACCTCCTGATGGTCGAAGCCGAGGGCATTACTGAGGAGGTCACCGAGTGGCGCACCGACGTCGCCTACCAGATCGCGAACGAGCTCGGGATCGAGAACCTCGTATTTGAGGCGCCGGGACCGGAGATGTTCGAGTGGTACATCAAGAACTTCGGGCCCGAGATTAACCTGTTCGTCGATAATTCCCAGATCGTCGAGCTAGAGTGCATGCGGTCCGGCCTCTGGGGGAAGGCGACCACCTGGGGGCGGACCGTCACTTGGAAGGGCAATTGA